The Novipirellula caenicola genome segment CGTGCTGCATGCGAAAAAGCGGTCCGGTAGTCTAGTTTTTTTAGTCGCTAGTTTTTTGTCCATTCGGAAAGGATTCCGATGTTCGCTAATCTGCTCTACGCCGCCGCGTTGCTACTGCTTTCGCCGGTGATTATCTATCGGATGCTGCGGCATGGTCGCTATCGGCGTGGTGTCCGCGAAAAACTTTGGGGCATCTCCAAGACGCACGCCCAGTCGTTGACCGCAGGCAAGTCCGCGGTTTGGCTGCACGCCGTCAGCGTTGGCGAAGTCAATCTGATTAGCGGACTGGTCAAACGTCTCGAGGCGACCCATCCCGAGCATCAAGTCGTTGTGTCCACGTCGACCGACACCGGATACGACTTGGCTGTGAAGCTGTACGGTGCCGATCGGGTTTTCTTTTGCCCGTTGGATTTCAGCTGGGCCGTATCTCGCACGCTGCGAAATTTGATGCCCGAAATGCTCGTGCTAGCTGAACTGGAACTGTGGCCTAATTTGATCCGCATTGCGACTGACCGCGGTTGTCCGGTGATGGTGGCCAACGCGAGGCTGAGTCAACGCAGTGCAGCGGGATACCAGCGATTTGCCTTCCTGACTCAATCAACGTTTGCCAGACTCGCTTGGGTTGGTGCGCAAAACGAACAGGCGGCTCAGCGGTTTGCGGCATGCGGAACGGCGGCTGAGCGGATCGAGGTGACCGGATCGATCAAATTCGACAATGCGCCGAGTAACCGAGACACCGTCGAAGTCCAATCCCGAATTCAATGGGCAGGCGTCGATCCGTGGAATCGAGTCTGGGTGGTCGGCAGCACCCAACCCGGCGAAGAAATCATGGCGATTAAAATTTTCAAGTCGTTGATTGCCGAGCATCCGGAGTTGCGGTTGGTATTGGTGCCGCGTCACGTCGAACGCTTTGACGCCGTGGCAACGTTGGTGAGCAACGCGGGACTGAATGTCCATCGACGTTCGATCGATCCGTCGCTTGATCAAGCGAGTTGGTCGGCGGGTACCGTGATTCTTGTCGATACGATTGGCGAGCTGCGACATTGGTGGGGCGTCAGCCACATCGCCACCGTCGGCGGCAGCTTTGGTACGCGGGGTGGCCAAAACATGCTTGAACCCGGTGCTTACGGTAGCGCCGTGTCCTTCGGTCCCGACACCAAGAATTTCAAAGAGATCGCCAATCAATTGATTGACGCGGGCGGAGCCGTCCGCGTCGCCGACGCAGCACAGTTGCGTGAATTTGTCGAGCGATGTTTGACGGACATTCCTAGCGCCGATGCATTGGGGCGAGCCGCACGCCGGGTGATCTCAGAGCATCAAGGGGCAACGCAGAGAACAGTCAGTGCACTGCGGCGACAATTGCATCGACCGCAGCAGCAACGACATGCGGCATAGAGCCTGCGATCGAGCGTCGACGTTTGCCGTGATTTTAGGCCGGATCACAGCGGAGTGAAAATCCGGCACGGCGGCAGCGTCAAATTTATGCTCGGCTTTGCGTCCGTTTCTTAAGGTTCGTCGCTAACGTTGTTCTTGGACGACTTCACGTCCATTTCGAGTTCCCAGTGCGTGCCAAATTGTCTTGTCGATGGAATCAGTGACCGACGAGATACTACCGTCCAACTTGGCAGCATTCACTAGCCCGGTGTGATGGCTTCGCGACGTAATCATGGCATAGGTTGGATTGCCGGCGATCCCATCCTTGCCTTCCTGCCATGAATTGAAGTCCATTTCTTCATAGACTTGCCCGCTCTCGATGTACTGCACTTTGCTGTTTGGCGTCATCGTCACGGTGAACCCGGTGTGATGGACTCGGCCGTCAGGCCATTCGGTATGCCCAGTGTTCTTGAATTGGGCACCGCTGGCCACCATGGTCTCGGCTTCGCTTTGATTGGTCGGAATGGTCGTTGAAGCCGGACCACCATTTCGGTTGTAGGGCGTCCACGCTTTCACTTCGGCGGCCAGCAACGTATGACTTGTTCCATCCAAGCAATCACGGAAACTCAACAACGAGTTCGGATAGAACATTCCATCTCCGCCTTGGCGATCGGTCGGATTAAAGACAAACCAACGACCGAAGTTGAAACCGTAGGTCGTTGGATACAGCGACGGTCGGTTGTCATCAAACACTCGAACTTCGTCGGCACCTGGGTCACTCGGGCACGCGTAGGTTGGAATTTTCAAACCATCGATTGAAAGCTGGTTGTCCCAAGCCAACGAGAGATCCACCGAATCATAAACGTTACCTTGCTCGAGGTACGGCAGAATGCGACCGTGAACGCCCCATGATCCGTTGTTTCCTGTGCTGGTGACGCTGAGATCCACGATTGCCGAGGGAGGAAATTTTCTGAACGCGCTTTGGTAATTGTGGCAAGCCAGTGCGATTTGCTTGAGATGATTGCTGCATTGCATCCGCCGCGCGGCTTCACGAGCCGCCTGGACCGCCGGAAGCAGCAATCCAACCAACACGCCAATGATTGCGATAACAACAAGAAGTTCAACAAGAGTAAAGGCGGTTCGTTTGGCAAGCATTAACTTCGTTTTCTTGATTCCAAGGTGGCTAATTTGCTGAATGTGATTCATCTGCTTTGGGTGTCGGCATTGGCCGTCGCGGATCGCATTTGCAGAAACTGTGCCAAATGGTCTCGGCTCGTAAACCCAACAGAACTTGCAGTAGGCTAGGATGTCGCGGGTCGAGTGTGACGCATCTTTCAGCACCCCCGGCGTATTTTTCGCCACCGCGCAGACTCCCACGTAAACCAGTGTCCTCCCACCGAACCGAGCAGACTGACGCGATGGTACGAGTAGCCTAAAACGCTAACATCGCAGTCCCGCCCCACCGCCCTCCATCAGGGACAGCGTACTCACTCAGGGACTACTCGGTCAGGGACAGAGCTTTTTGACACGCTCGGGGACCACGCTCGGGGACAGAGCATTACGTAGGGCACACGGGGCCAGTCGGATCGAGGGCACCAACCAATTGGGGACAGAGCTCTATCGATAGGGGTCGACCTTCGTTAGCAGGGGACAGCGTTAGCAGGGGACCGTTAGCAGGGGACAGAGCCCGATCGTTGGGGGTTGACTTTTGATCAGGCCAGGCGAACGATTCATCATTGGCCCTTGGCTCGGTTCCTCCTGACTGACACGGAGGTGTGTGATGGTTCGCCTTGCACGCTCGGAAGTCTTCGATCCCGACGAAATTGCCATCGCTCACACCTGTAGTCGGACCGTACGGCGATGCTTCTTGATGGGCGATGATCCCTTTACCGGGAAAAATTTCGATCATCGCAAAATGTGGATCGAACAGCACTTGATGCACTTCGCCCAAAATTTCAGTGTAGATCTCCTTGGGTATAGTTTGCTATCAAATCATATGCATTTGATTCTACGTACGCGACCAGATGTTGTTGCCACCTGGAGCGACAACGAGGTGGCACGCCGGTGGATGATGATTTGTCCGCATCGGCGAGATGACGATGGACTGCCGCTTCCGCCTACCGAGCCTGAGATCCGCTCGATCGCAGGATGTCCCGTTAAGTGTGCCGAAATTCGCAAACGGCTCAGCAGTGTCAGCTGGTGGATGCGACTACTCTGCCAACGTGTCGCACTGCGAGCGAACCGCGAAGACGAAGAATCGGGCCATTTCTTTCAAGGCCGATTCCATGCCACGCGGATTGTTGACGAGGCCTCGCTGTTGGCGTGTGCGGCCTATGTTGACTTGAATCCGATTCGTGCTGCGATGGCCGAAACGCTCGAGCAGAGCGATCACACCTCGGTACAGCGTCGAATTCAGTCCATAACCGCTAATCGCAGCAATTGCATTCCGGCGGCAAAACGACGAGACAGTTTCTTGACTCCGGTCACGATCGACGAGCGGTCTGGTGAAATTGGCCCATGCGTGAGCAAGTCGGGAAAACGCTGCAGCGACAAAGGCTTTCTGCCGATGTCGCTCAAAGATTACCTGGAAATGCTCGACTGGACGGCACGCCAAATCGCCCCCGGTAAAAGCGGCCGGACGCCCGCGGACACACCGCCGGTGCTCAAGCGATTGGGTTTGGACGGCACGACATGGTGTGAACTGGTCAGCGACTTTGGCCGGTTGTTTTGCACGGTCGCGGGACGCCCCGAGTGTGTCGATCCGCTGCGAAGCCTCCGCACCCACCGCCGCTATCATTTGCGGCGACGAGCGAGAGAGCTGCTCGCTCGCACGGATTAGCTTGCGAGCGTCACTTCTTTTTGACTGCGGAGCATGGCGAAGAGTCGCCGATAAGAGAACTGCGCAGCCGCCGCCGAAAAACATGCGAATTTCGGCTGAAACCCTTGCGTATTTTCGCAGTTTCCGCCTTGTCGAGGTCGAAACCGAGCCGCATTTCCACTGTTAGCCCGCTCACGTGAATTGGTTCCGCCCCCAAAACAGGCTCTGTCCCTGTTTTGAGAGGGGGCGGGTGGTCAGGCAATGTGCTCTGTCCCTTCACGGGAATGGCGGCCTGTCTAATGCTCTGTCCCTGTTGAAGCGGGGCTGGTTGGAGGGCGGCTTCTTGCATGCTGTTGGGCCAATCGCTCCGCAGAAGACTCGATCCATTTAGATGATTGCTTTGCGGTCCTGTGCTTTAGGTTGTGTACCGGTGAAGTCGCTACAATCGTAGGCAACACTCGCTTACCGGAGATCATCAAATGTCAATGCTACAGCGGCGGACCTTTTTAGCTTCTACAGCGGCCGGCCTGGGACTTGGCAGCTTGCTGCAATCGCTTGGCCCGCTTAAGGCTGCCGATGTCACGATCGACCGCGGCATCGCTCAGTTTTCCAATGACATTGAACCACTGGTGCGTTTCCTCGAAGAAACGCCTCAGCAATCAATCATCGAAGCGACGGCAAAACGTGTCAAAGCGGGACTTAGCTATCGCGAATTGCTTGCCGCCTTGCTGCTGGCCGGCGTGCGAAACGTCGAACCGCGTCCCTCGGTGGGCTTTAAATTCCACGCGGTGCTGGTCGTTAACTCGGCGCACTTGGCCAGCATCAGCGGTCCTGACGAAGATCGTTGGTTGCCAATTTTTTGGGCGATCGACAATTTTAAAAGCTCGCAAGCGCGTGACGTTCGCGAAGGCAATTGGACGATGCCAGCCGTCGAGGAGACGGCACTGCCGAACGCCACCCAAGCTGAAAACGCACTTCGCACTGCGTTGGAAATGTGGGACGAACCGGCCGCCGACGCCGCCATCACGGCGTTGGTCCGGCACCAGGGCGCCAATCGAGTGTTCGAGGTGCTGAGCCACTACGCGGCGCGTGATTTCCGCAGCATCGGACACAAAGTCATCTATCTGTCCAACGCCTTTCGCACGTTGCAAACGATCGGATGGGAGTATGCGGAACCGGTGATGCGAAGTCTTGTCTACGCGATGCTCAATCACAACGGTGAACCCAATCCATCGACAAATGACTTGGAAGCCGACCGTCCAGGCCGTCACAATCGTGTCCTGGCGGAGAACATCTCGACGTCCCTTGCCGGAGGAAGGATCGATGACATTGCCACGCGAGACTTGGTGCGGTCGCTCCATGATTGCTCACCGATCGAGGCAAGCGAAATGGTTGCTGAACTGCTTGAGAAAAACATCGCCGTCCAATCGATCTGGAACGGTTTGTTTGCCGCGGCGGGTGAATTGTTGATGCGTCAGCGTGGAATCGTTTCACTGCACTCGGTTACCACCACCAACGCGATCCACCACGCGTTCTCCGCTGCAGCAGATAACCAGACACGCAAAGTACTGTTGCTACAGAACGCGTCGTTTTTACCCATGTTTCGTGACGCGGCTGCAGGTCGCGGCACGCTGAGCGACATTCACATTGACGAACTTACTGCAGATGCCACCGACGATCGATCCGCCACGGTGGCCGACGTGTTCGAGACGATGGGCAAAAGTCGAAAAGAGGCGTCGCTGCGGATGTACCAACTGCTGTCCGCAGGCGGCAATCCCCAAGATGTGGTGGATCATGCGAGACGGTTGGTGTTCTTGAAAGGCAATGATTCGCACGATTACAAATTCAGCTCGGCGGCTCTCGAGGATTACCGTGTTCTTTCGCCACCATGGCGCAACCGTTTCCTCGCCGCATCGACCTATCAATTATGCAGCCCTGCCGAAACAACCCGGCCATTGGTCCAGCGGATCCAAAGTGCGATCGGTTAAACCGGCACACGCTTGACATGTAACGTATAAGACGAACCTCTTGACGGCTTGTTGATTTAATGAAGTTTCCTGCGGCAATTGGTGTATGATGGACTTTCTAGTCCGTCAATGGCGTATTCGACGGACTAGGAAGTCCATCGTACGACTAAAACAACAAGCCGCCCGCGACTTCCGCTACACTAATCTTACACACACTCAAAAAGAAAAATCGCTCACAGCGATACTTGCCCGGGTGTGAACGTCGTTCGCATTCTCGAGCAAGCATCTCTTCCCAGACGGCATCACCCCAGCACGCGGCGCCACCACGGCTTGGCCTCGGCCGGAGCATCAAGCTGGTACACCGGCAACGGACGCGTTCGATCCACATTGCCTTCGCTTGGATAACCCTGTGACTCCGCAAGTTCATCGGGCGACGAAAATTGAATCTCTAGTTCCAACGCCCCAATTTGCACCACTTGGTTTGGCATCAAAACACATTGTTGGACACGATTGTCATTGACATAGATCCCATTGGTCGACCCCAAGTCCTTGATCACCAAGGCTTCGTCACCATTGAGCGTAAATTGGCAATGTTGCCGACTGATCGAATGATGGTTAATGCAAAGATTGGAATCAGGATCGCGTCCCAACAACACTGGCGGCTTGAACGTCCAACTACGACGATGTAGCCCAGGCACCTCGTTTTTAAGCACAAGCTTATAGATCATGATTTGTACCGTCGACTTCGAAAAGAAAAGAAAGCGTCAGGGTTTTCGTCGGTACCGCGGGCAGCCGAATCAATTTGATTCAGCCACTTTCAACTTCCGCCAAGAGGGGCACCGGATGTCTCCATTCTAGTATTTGCATGGCAGCTTTCGTACCAAACGTGGCCCTGTTCCGATGATTTAGTGGGCAAAAGTCACTGAAACGCGAACCAAAAAACTCATCTTGGGCTTTCGGGGCCGTTGCCGTTACACTGTGGTCCGGATCTTCTCTTCTTCGTTACGAATGGCGGCAAGGATGTGCCTGTGACCACCGACGATTATTTGCTCGATCAACTCGAGCGAACGCAGCAGGAACAAACGCATCGTCGACGCGAAAATCGCAGCCGACGGCAGCGGTATTACCTGCTCGGCGGATTGATGTTCGTGGGCTTCTTGATGCTTGCCGCCCCGAGTCTGGTCAGCCATTCGCCGGTTGGCAGGTCGATGGTGGCCCGCGCCGCTGCGGAATACGGATTTGATGCCAGCGCCCAGGAGGTTCGTGTCGGCTGGGTCACACCGCTACGCATTACGGGGTTGTCGATCGAGGGACGTGAAGCGGGCAGCAAATTAAGGGTCGAGCAGCTCGACACGGAACTGACCGTCATGGACTTGGTCGGCACTCCAAAACGTGATCTCGGCTCTATCCTGGTGCGTGGAGTCGACATCCAGTGTGATGTTCGCGATGGCCAAAGCAGTGTCGAAGCGGACCTGCAAACCCTATTGGAACAACCTACCAGCGACGGACCTGCGACCACCGCGATGGTCGACATCAGCGACGCGACCTTGACCGTGAAAGACGCAACCACCGGCGAGACTTGGCGATTATCCCAAGCGAGTACGAAACTCGAACTACGAAACGACTCACTGCAAAGTCGTTTCACGGGCGTCTTGGCCGAACCTCGAGGCAGCCAGGGTTCGTTACAAGGAGCGGTCGAATTTGCTTATGCTTCGCTCGACCAACCCCACACAGCCTCACCTTGGAACATTGACCTAACCTGTGATTCGCTGCCGCTATCGGTGGTCGGTTTGGTCCGTCGACGCTTGAGTGCGTATGCAGATCAGATTCCCGCTCAGTTGGTAGGCGATGCCACAGGCAATCTAAAGATTCATGGCAGTCGTGATGGATCGGTCGATGCGGACGTGACCCAATTCCAAGTTCGCAATCTCGAGGCAGCCAATTTACAACAAGACGCCCGCCGATGGACCAACAAGCTTGCGATGCTCGATGGCCGCTTGACGCTGCGAAACGAACGCGTGATTGGGCAAGGATTGGTGGCGACGACCGATTTTGCCTCCTTGAAACTTGATGGTGCCTTTTCAACTTCGATCACCTTGGTCGGCGCGAGCGACAATCCGGTGCGTTGGCTTGATGCACTCGAAGGGACCGCAAGCGCCGAAGTCGACTTGGCGGCGCTGGATCATGCGTTGCCCGGAGTGTTACCGATCCGCAGCGATGCCGAATTGGTTTCCGGACGAGCCTTGGCCACAATCGAATCGTTGCCATCAAGTGACGCTCGACGACGACGTTTAAGTCTTCGAAGCGATGCGTTGCGAGCGCGGTCGCGTGGCCAAGCCGTGGTCATCGACCCGGTCGAAATGACCGCGATCGTGTCAAGCAACCTCGACCGCATCCAGGCCGAAGAGTTCAAATTGACAAGTTCCTTTGCTGCGGCCAGCGGACGAGGCAACTTGCAAAGTGGAGCAACCGATATCGAAGTCGACTTTGGACGTTTGGCCAACATGCTGCGTCCGATCGTGGATTTGTCCAGTTCCTCGTTAGCAGGATCCGCCCGCGGCAACATCCAGTGGAATGCGTCCGGTGACGATCAATGGCGTTTGACCGGCAATGCCGACGCCAAGGATTTGTTGATCGAATTACCAGGCGGCAATCGGCTGCGTCACCCGGCGGTGAACATGAAAGTGGACGCCGTGGGCCAGTGGCAGGCAGGCCAAATTGAATCGTTGTCGGTGGCAAACGCGACCCTATCAAGCAGCGGACTGAATTTGCGAGCGGAACTGGTTCAAGGGATCCAACACCCCGATGCGAACACTCGATTTCCGCTGCGTATCCAGGGCGACGGGCGTCTGGAAGCTCTGGCCGACACGCTTGGTCCGTGGCTTCCAGCCGAACTGCATGATTTCGACGGCGGCTTCACCATGAATGCACGTGCGGACATCTCGTCTTCGGGTGGTCGTTTGACCGGAACCACGATCGAATTGACTCAACCTCGAGTGGCTTACGCCGACCGCTACTTCAGCCAACCGGAAATCAAACTGCATTTCAGTGGCGACTATGACTGGACCAATTCGTCGCTCGATTGCCGATCATTGACCGTTGTGGGTAACGCTGTTTCGGCGGCCATCGAAGGAGAGTGGAGTGCCGAGCGGACCGATCTCGAAATCGCTTGGCAAGCGAAGCTAGAACGCATCCAAGGCAGCATGAAAACGCGAATCGCAAACCGTGTCATCCCTGCCATCAGCCAAGTCGGGTACCGCCCCGGGCAAAACGTCCAGACCGATGAATGGCTGGTGATGGGGGACTGTGACGGTCGTTTCATTGTCACCAGTCAAAAAAATCGCTACGCCGTCCAAACCGAGCTAAACGGCAAGGGCTTCGCCGTCATACAACCGGCTCAAGCAAGTGCGGCATCGCAATTGGTTGGCCCCATTCGCACGACATCGAGGGCGATCCCAACGAATTCAAACGCAACCGGTTTGGGCGGTTTGAATTCGGGGTCGCGAGTGGTGTGGGCTGAACCCAACGTAAAAGTCAACGGCACGATTCACGTCGATCCAAGCAGCGGCGGCGTGGTGACCGATTCGCTGAAGCTGTCTAGCGATTGGTTCGCGACCAGTTTAACCGGTCATGCGGTTTGGAACGACTCGCTCGGAGACGTTGCAATCAAAGGCCCCGCGCGAATCAAAATGACCGAAGTCGCCAAACGTCTGAGCGAACTTGCGGGAATGCAGATTCAATTGCAAGGAGTCCAAGAGACGCCGATTGAAATCGCAGTTAAGCGTCAAGCCGACGAACACATTGCAATCAACGTCTTGGCTAACCTTGGCTGGGAAGCTGGCGAAGTCGCCGGAGTTCAGTTTGGCCCGTCCAACATTCCGGTGCGATTGACCGAAACAAGCGTTTTCGTTTCCCCCGCGTCGATCCCAGTCGATCAAGGCCGGCTGAATATCGCCGGCGATGTGCATTATCGGCCTGGGCCGCTGTGGATGCGAATCGAACCCGGCCGGATTGCGGATTCGATCCGATTGACGCCCGACATGACCGATCGTTGGCTCAAGTATTTGGCGCCGCTGGCGGCCAATACGACTCGCATCGATGGAACGCTAAGTGCTGAGATCGACGAAGCCATTGTGGTCATTGATCGGCCGGAACAAAGCCGTGTGGTCGGACGATTGAACATCGATTCGATCGATATGAACTCGGGCCCGATGGCCAATCAAATCATCAGTGGGATCAAACAACTCCGCTCGCTCGCATCGATCGGACAACCACAAAACGCGGTGAATCCAGAGACAACGTTGATTCGCGTGCCTGCACAAACCGTCGACTTTACGGTCGATCGAGGCGTAGTCAGCCACCAACGGATGTTCTTTGAAGTGGACCGAGCCCAAGTGGTCACTAGCGGAAACGTCTCGTTTAACGGCAATCTGAATCTGATCGCCCAAGTCCCCTTGGATGCGCGTTGGTTGGGTAGCAATCTTCAAGGCTTGGCCGGGCAACCCGTCACCCTGCCGATCAATGGTACGTTCTCGCGTCCTACGCTCGATTCGTCGGGAGTACGAAAGGTGGTGACAGAGTTGGGGGTGCAAGCAGTCCAAGATTCCGCCGAAAACTATCTACAAAAGCAGCTTGGCCGTGGTATCGACAAGATCTTTGGTCGCTAAGACCGATTGTCGCTGATCGCTCTCGCGATCAATACGGAATGATCACGAGGACGTCGATTCAACTACTTTGGTAGCGTAACTCGTCAAGAGTCTCGGTCATTCCAGAAAACGAAAGTCTTGACGGCTTCCGTTACAACCATGTGCGTCATGTTTAAAACGACGCTCCGAAAGATCAGCGACAATCACGTTATGATCGCGGAGCGATCAACGACTATGTGACCAGGCCTTTGGTCACGGTCATGAAGACATCTTCGAGCGTGGGATCGCGATCGTTAAACGAACGCATTCGCACGCCCGCACGGATCAATTCGTCCAACAGGTTTGCCAAGCCCTCATCATCGGTTTCCAGCTCGGCAATCACGCGAGTGGGCTCTTGCTCGAGCGACCGCAGTGCCGGACTGCTTCTTAGGATGGAAAGTCCTGCTTCCAAGCCTGTTAAAAAGTCAATTTCGACAATTCGATTGCGACGGATTTGCCGGTACACGCTGCCGATCGGACCGCTCATCAGCAATTGGCCTCGTTCGATAATGCCGATCGACGTGCAGCAATCCGCCAGCTCGGTCAGAATATGGCTGCTGATCAAAATCGTCTTGCCCATCTTACGCAGCTCTTTCAGCAACGCTTTGACTTCGATTCGCGCACGTGGATCAAGTCCCGAGGCAGGCTCATCCAAAATCAACACGGGTGGGTCGTGCACCAGCGTCTTGGCTAGACACAAACGCTGTTTCATCCCTCGTGACAAGCCGTTGACGAAATCGTTGCGTTTGTGGCCGAGATCCAATAGCTCCAACACGTTATCAATGATCTGCTTTCGCTCGGTTCGACCGATACGATACGCCACGGCAAAGAAGTCCAAAAACTCCCACACACGCATGCCGTCATAGACACCAAAGTTATCGGGCATGTAGCCGATCGACTGCCGCACGCCGACGGGATCCGCCATCACATCACAACCGGCGACCGATCCGCTGCCACGACTCGCACGCAGCAATGTCGCCAGGAATCGAATCGTGGTGCTTTTCCCTGCCCCGTTGGGACCAATAAAACCAAACGTTTCCCCCGCCGCGATCTCGAGATCGATGCTCTGGACGGCAGTGAAATCGCCATAGTCTTTTCCAAATCCTTTGAGCGTGATCATCAGGTTTCCTGGGGCCAAACGGTGGGCGGTGAACATTCAGTGTTGTCGTGCGGCACGACAAACACGAGCCAAACTAACTCTCGGACTCATCCTCTTCAACTTCCTCGTCATCTTCATCTTCGCTTTGCGATTCCGAGTCCGAGCCCGAGTCCGCTGGATCGGTCAACGATTTCTGAAAATCGACTACCAAATTGACGTCCGACTTGGGCTCGGGCGACGGTGGGAAACGAAGATTGGCGAGCACCACCGTCTGTGCGGTGTGCTGTTTTGCCTGAGGCGTGACGGTCATTCCGGGCAGCGATTCTTCGATGCGTCCGACCAATCGCGACGAGTTCGGTGGGATCGATTTGTCAGCAAGGAATGCGTTCATCACGTGGGATATCTGAAGCGGCAGATCGGCGGACACATTCACCTCGGCATCATCGCGAAACCGCAGTTTGTTTTTCGAACCTGCCGCACAGAGCCCCACGACAGCAAGCCTGATTTGATTTTCCGCCGATTTGACTGCCACAAAAGAATCGAGCAAATCGTATTCGGTCTCGTTCACTAACGTTTCGCCGTCGAGATAGATGCCGCCGCCGAGGTCGATGATCTGTTCGGCGCGAACCATCTGCGTTTGGTTACTGCCCACAGCGACTCCGGACAACCTCGGCCCCTCTTCGAAATCCGTTTGGAATCGAAGCGGTTCATCGACCGAGTTCGTTTGTGATTGAGCGATCGAATTTGCAACCGCATCGACGGTACTGAATTGCATGTCATACGTGCTGGACAACGAATTGTAGATGGCGATGACACGAGCAAGGTGACCGCGTTGATACCCGGGCTGGGTTTCTAGAATGGCCAGTTCGGTTTGACTGCGTGCGAATCCAATATCAAGTTGTGCCGAACGCGCAACCCAAACCGCACCCGCAATGGCAATCACCGGTACGGTCAACCAAGCGTATTCCAGTTTGCCAAACAGACGAAAGACGAGATAGTTCAGCGGCACCAACGCGAGCAAGTAAATTCCTAGCGAGCGGACCACCAACGACGATGGCGGGATCACGATTCCCGATTCGTTTCGCAGAATCGCCTTGGTCAAATTGACCGCGTCGCTGGCGTTGTTCCATCCGCCGATTCCCATGACCGGATCGACACGGGTCCATCGGTCGCGAGACAACCCATCGTTGGCCGGCCTTTTTTTCGAGTGTGCCTTGTTGGCCTCGCCGTTGGCGTTGTCTGCT includes the following:
- a CDS encoding 3-deoxy-D-manno-octulosonic acid transferase, which encodes MFANLLYAAALLLLSPVIIYRMLRHGRYRRGVREKLWGISKTHAQSLTAGKSAVWLHAVSVGEVNLISGLVKRLEATHPEHQVVVSTSTDTGYDLAVKLYGADRVFFCPLDFSWAVSRTLRNLMPEMLVLAELELWPNLIRIATDRGCPVMVANARLSQRSAAGYQRFAFLTQSTFARLAWVGAQNEQAAQRFAACGTAAERIEVTGSIKFDNAPSNRDTVEVQSRIQWAGVDPWNRVWVVGSTQPGEEIMAIKIFKSLIAEHPELRLVLVPRHVERFDAVATLVSNAGLNVHRRSIDPSLDQASWSAGTVILVDTIGELRHWWGVSHIATVGGSFGTRGGQNMLEPGAYGSAVSFGPDTKNFKEIANQLIDAGGAVRVADAAQLREFVERCLTDIPSADALGRAARRVISEHQGATQRTVSALRRQLHRPQQQRHAA
- a CDS encoding DUF1559 domain-containing protein — encoded protein: MLAKRTAFTLVELLVVIAIIGVLVGLLLPAVQAAREAARRMQCSNHLKQIALACHNYQSAFRKFPPSAIVDLSVTSTGNNGSWGVHGRILPYLEQGNVYDSVDLSLAWDNQLSIDGLKIPTYACPSDPGADEVRVFDDNRPSLYPTTYGFNFGRWFVFNPTDRQGGDGMFYPNSLLSFRDCLDGTSHTLLAAEVKAWTPYNRNGGPASTTIPTNQSEAETMVASGAQFKNTGHTEWPDGRVHHTGFTVTMTPNSKVQYIESGQVYEEMDFNSWQEGKDGIAGNPTYAMITSRSHHTGLVNAAKLDGSISSVTDSIDKTIWHALGTRNGREVVQEQR
- a CDS encoding FHA domain-containing protein, with the protein product MIYKLVLKNEVPGLHRRSWTFKPPVLLGRDPDSNLCINHHSISRQHCQFTLNGDEALVIKDLGSTNGIYVNDNRVQQCVLMPNQVVQIGALELEIQFSSPDELAESQGYPSEGNVDRTRPLPVYQLDAPAEAKPWWRRVLG
- a CDS encoding ABC transporter ATP-binding protein, whose product is MITLKGFGKDYGDFTAVQSIDLEIAAGETFGFIGPNGAGKSTTIRFLATLLRASRGSGSVAGCDVMADPVGVRQSIGYMPDNFGVYDGMRVWEFLDFFAVAYRIGRTERKQIIDNVLELLDLGHKRNDFVNGLSRGMKQRLCLAKTLVHDPPVLILDEPASGLDPRARIEVKALLKELRKMGKTILISSHILTELADCCTSIGIIERGQLLMSGPIGSVYRQIRRNRIVEIDFLTGLEAGLSILRSSPALRSLEQEPTRVIAELETDDEGLANLLDELIRAGVRMRSFNDRDPTLEDVFMTVTKGLVT